The genomic segment ACCTGGCCAACCAGCCGGTCGCTCGctagctcgctcgctcgttcgcTCGCTCGTTCATTCGCTCGTTCACCCGTCCATCTACACGCTCCGTCGTCGTTTCTGCCCCAGTGTTCCTGGACCGGGTGTTCGGAGGGGTCCAGAGTTCCACAGAAAAAGCCTTGGGTATATCTTTACGAGCGGAGCCATAAAAGCCGTAGGAGTTCGTCGGTTTCTCGATTAACTCTCGCGGGGTATGGATCGTGTTCGACCGGCTACGATCCTTATTGTCGTGTATATTCTTCAAGCCCGTATAACGCATGAACGGAAGAACTACCGTCCTTCGAAACACCCAGTCATCCCGTCATCGTCATTGTCATCGTAATCGTCATCGTCTCCGTAGTCATTGTCAGTTTCTAAAAGATGGAGCCGAGAGGACATCGATGATTTTGATTTCCCCCATCAAATTTTTCTCGTCTCTATTTTGTCGTTTCGCTTCTTCCCCTACCTTCGTTTCAATCTCGTCATGTCTTACCAAAATGTCTCTTTTGGTCGCGTTTTTCtatgtccttttttgttaaccATGTCTACCTTCGAGTGGTCTCCTCGCTTATCTGAATCATCTCGTCCGCGAGAACAACGAGATCTCGTCGTTTGTTTCGTAGCAACCTCGACGATCTGCTGTACCCCTCTTCTGCCCTTCTACGTTCTCTTTTcctattctttttcctttctccttTGCTCAGGTATCATATAcatggtgtgtgtgtgtgtgtgtgtgtgtgtgtgtgtgtgtgtgtgtgtgtgtatgtgtgtgtctgtctgtctgtctgtctgtgtGTTCGTTCACATATGCTATTATCGGTTCACAGTGAAGAATGGAAAAAATGATTTTCCTTCCTTTTAATGAATCTCGATCAATGAGGACTTAACGTCACCGAGCTGGATCGATACATTTCTCTAAGTTGTCCTCAGCGATCTATCCGCTCGCACATCATATTATACACACGCTCGCTCGCAATGCGCGAATAGTTTCCGTTTAAGAAAGCGCTACACACAGTgcccttctttctctctcttcgtcTTTCTCCTTCATCTCGCTGAACGCACACGTTATACGCGCTCTTTCCGATCGATCGTTATCTATATATCCCCCGTTCTTCTTCGTTTCGCTCGTTTTTCTCTGCCGCCGGACTCGTGATCGCGTAACTCTACTCGCTGGATGCCGCGATCGAGCAACTTATCTCAGCCGCGATCCCCTTTTTCtttaatactacataattaTACACAGGATTAGGCGTTTCGTTATTCATTCAGTCGAAGTGTAAGTGAGGGCGCTAGCtcgtttaatatattaattatttgagGCAGTTTACGTCATTTTGTTTAAGGCCGAGTTAATAGTAGTGAACTATGTTTTTTGAGAAGGTGTACGCACGCGTTTAAGCCGCGCCGCGCCACGCCATTCTTCGTGGCTGATTCACGGTGAACGGACAACCAGCAGGAGTATGCACCACTTTGTGTCCCTGGTCTGCTGTCTTGCGAAAATCTACTggcaatttaatttaatttcgaacGGCTGGTGAATACTCTTTTTCTCGTTGGGAACAGGGACCCGTCGGGGCCCCTCGCCATCGAAAGTGGCATACTTTGAGCTCTCTTATCTTTAACGGGCCTCTTTTTCTCGTTTCCTCTTTCCTTGTTGTCCGTCGAACGTGAATCGAGCTTTTATCCGGTGCGCGTCTACTGTATACGCACAAAAGTACGTTCGTATATAGTGGAGGGCGAGGCACGTTCGAGCACAgattctctatttttctttcatttctttcgcttctttacatctttctctttcattctttctttctctctctctctctccatcaAACGACGCGATGCACACGTATCTCGAGAATAAGCTTGACCGTATATTTTACGTATAGTTCGTTACGCGCGACGTAGGACAAAATATTTGATGCcagactttttttctttttctcgtacCCGCTTACGGAGGAAGCACGTTTTATTACAGAGTAAATATATGCCTTGTTCTCGCCGACTACAAACGCGATAAACAACCGAAGAAGAAGACTCTGTTTTTGCGAATCgatcgaaagaaaaagaaaaaataaaagggGAACGGAGAAATAAGAGagagaaacaaaagaaaaaaaacgagAAGGAAAAGGGCTAAAAGGAACACTGAACGAAGAAAATAATCGGTTCTGTGTACAAATGCATTCACTGAATGCaacgttaaataaaaaaattaccgGAACGACCGCACATGCCGTGTATTATTTCCTTCGAGTTACACACGTGTCGCGTCGTGTTGAGTTGTGTGGGATTGTGTGTACTCTGGCTGTCTCGGTGGGTACGTTCACATTCGCTCTTTATAACGTAGAACCAGCGGACGCACGATGCTCTTTGAAAATATATCTTCGATCGCAACGTTCCTAACCTAATTGAACGCAACACGGTAGAATAGAGAGACCGAGGATGAAATTTCAGTGGAACGGAAAGAGATTTCGCCACCACAGAACCACGAATAACCGTGTGTTCCGTGAGAAGAGGAGAATCGTGAAATCGAACACAAAAAAAAGGGGGCGACTGGCGATGCACGTTATGCACGCGTATCTAGAGAGATCGAGCTGATGGCAACTTTCAACAACCGCGAGAGAAGAGGAGCGCCTCTATCGCGTTATCTCCCCTAGAAGATGCGCGCAGCCCGGAAAGTCGTTCGACGTTCCCCTTACGTAATGTTCCTAGGTTTTTTTCTCAGATAGTAATAACGATAATACTTGATCGATGTAAACGGTGAATTCACCTGGGGTTACGATGATATAAATGTAAAGAGTAATACTGACACGGAAAGAAAAATTTGTACAAGCGTTCGGCAGAAGTATGTAAAGATTTTGGAATAATTGAACAGCAGAGGCACACGAGGGACAGAATACGTTACGAAAAATGTGTTTGGCACACGAAACATCGTTCAAGAGTTTACTCGCATATGTTTCTCATGAATCGCGTAATCATCAACGGCGAAGCACTTTTAAGCGTCGATCCCTGATATGCGCGAGGTGAAAAGTTAAAGGCGTAGCTCTCGATCGTATCAGCCGCTGCTCTGCTTGACATTCGACCGTGTCTCGTCGTTGCGACGCTACAATGCCCCCCCGACCAACGGAGTTTCGTTCGTTCCTTCGTTCGCGAGGccccctttttttcttcttctttcgacaCACCGACCGACGACAATCGAATTCTACGAGCGTACCCTTTGCATAGTAAGCGGTTCACGATAAACGATGGAACATACAACGAAACATACGATGAATAGGAGGAGACGAGAGGAagttatgtacgtatatacaggTTGATGGCAGATTACGAAGAAGCTAGAGAAATTCAATGGAAGGAGAGAAAGGGACGCTATTTCTAACCTGTCGATGTTCAACGTTTCAATATTCTAATGCCATTTGAGAAAATTGTCTATATAAATATTCGATCAGATCGTTCAACTTTAACTAACTAAAACATATGGTTGGAATTTTGTTGCAAGATTTGTTGATTTATAGGAATTTGCAGAGAAGCAGAAGAAAGAGTAACGCGTAAAGCTCCCACCGTCGACGATACGTCGGACCACAGTCCAAGTAACTCTATTTAGGCCCTGTATCCGTTTAGCCTTCCCTCTACTTTGCCGCTAAGAGGATCGTTCCCTTTGAACGAGCAAAAACACCGGGGCGGAAATGCTCGGCCGAGATGGACGGCGAAGGGTAAGTGGTGCCAGGAACGAACTGTGCTCTCGACAACCGGGTCGTCTCTGCCAACAAATTTTACCAGGAACGAAGTGACTACACacacgaagctgaaaatttctaCGTGGCCTCCGTGTTTCGATTTGGAACAACGTTCGAATCAGGATTCGATGCGTGAACCATTGTACCCGATGTCGATTTAACATGCTACAAGGCCGAAACGAACGTTGTGAAAATCCGTTGCTGGGGAACGGGGGATCGTACGAAAGTGGAATGCTCCGCGAGGAATAGTTTCGTGGACGTAatgtgaaatttaaaaataacgttCCGACGAATTTTTTTTCTCTACCCGACCGTGGAAGAGGAGCGAAAAAGACGGCTAGAAAACCGACAAACGAGCCGGTGAAACCTTTTCAAAGTCACTAGCCAACGTTTCTGCTTGCGACGCTTCCTAATTACCTGATGTCGACGTCACATTATATAACGAGTTCGACGGGGGTTTCAACGAGGCACAATAATGCCCTCCTTCCTTCCACGTCGTATAAATATCTATCAGTGGATGAAGTTTAACCCTCTGACGAGCGGGAGGCCGATCTATAACTAGGAAACGTATTTACTATCGACCCGGTTGTATACGAAGAAGCTACGATTGCGCCTGGTCTATTTGATTCAACTACATCGAACCCTATACGTGTCGCGTCAAACGCAGTACGCGTTAGAAACGCGATGCGCACTTTCCCCTCCATCCTCATGTATACCTCCGTCGTTTTATTCAAATCAATTCCTCGAATCACTTTTCGGAGAGACGTCGCACAAAAGTACGCATTTCCTACAAAAATAAACGTTCAGCGAGCAGTCTTGTCAGCGCACCCTTCGAGGAACGCAGTTTAACGAATTCCGCAAAACGGTAGGGAAAACAGATCGTTAAAGTCAGCCACACGCTATAATTTCGAGGGTGAGAGCTAGACGCAAATTTACGAAACGAGATTTATTAGATCTATTGAGAAACTATATAGTTTCCTGTTATCGAACGTAACAAAGTGCCTTCCGTgactttcatattttttttttatttcggtAGAGTAGAACGCAGGAGTAGAACTTTCCATCTAATTTCCCCGAAACTCTCCTCATTTAGTCATTTTTCCAAGGCTCCGCGAGGCGCGACGAGTGGAAATTATAGGAGCCAGAGTCGCACAGGTTCGCATTAGCGACTGTTAATCTAACGTCCATCCTATGCACATGGTCGTCGGTGTTTTCGGAGTGCGATTCGACGCATCCTGCTCCCTCCGATGCGTGCGAGCCGTCTCTCGGTTTCGTCTCTGCCGATCCCCATCTTGACCGCGCCCCCTTCGCGTCTGGTCTGGTCGCGTCCCTCATTCTCCTCTCGTCCCGTAACCGCCCAGATCCGTTCCGTCCCGTCCCGTGTGCCGTCCCCGTCCCGTTCGTCCCGTCCCGACCCGTCCCGACTCGTCGTCTCGTTTCGCCTCGTCTCGCTTCGTCTCGCTTCGCCACGGCTCGCCCGTACCGCCGGTGCGGTCGTGCGGTCACGTTGATCGATCGTTACCGTGTAACGAAATACGGTCCCCGTCCGTTTCTCCTTGAGCGCGCTCTTTGAAAAGGGCGCAggacaaaaaagaagaaatcctGCCCCGGCTCGGACCTCGAGTTTCTAGAGATGTTCCCGACGAGAAACCGAcagagaaggagaaaaagacAAAGAGAGGGCCGCGGAGGAACGAATAACGCTAGAGAAAGACGGGGAACAGAGTGATTCGTGGTGGAGAAAGGGTGAGAGGAACGTTCCGCTAGAGCAGGACAACTGCAATCGCGGCGCCGTTTCCTGTGTGCGCTTGCATCGCGAAATGAAAAGCAGAATCGAGAAAAACTAGTACTGTACATATGGTCTATTTGGCAAAGATGCGCTTGCACCCTGTTGGGTAACGTTCGTTCGTGAGGTTGCGTTCGGGTTTTGGCACTTGCGATTGCGATGATTGTCGATCCGGTTTGGGTACATCTGTAAGCGGAGAAGACAGATGGTTGAAGCGAGGATGTTGTAAAGCTTAGAGGATGGCAAAATATCGGCAAGGAAAGTTCCAACTATGAATCGCGTAAATCGTTAGAAAAAATATCTAATGTTATAAGTACATATATGAGGGAATCGGTGGTAAATCTTAAAAATACTATTGTCGATCTATGTATTCGCGATCCGCTGGTATTTGAGAGTCGATGATGGGAAAAAGAGCGAAAGGGCCGCCGCTACGGCGGTGGTATACAACGAGAGACGACCGCGTGTACATGATGTTTGCCCGGTGAAGAAAGGCATCCGAGTTTCAGGAATTTACGCGAAGAAAACTCACGGTCTCTCTCTATGTCTGAAAGTGTGTGCCGGTTAAAAATACAAAGGGCCTAAGCAAATGGATTTTTATACCTGAACATAATGTACACGTATCGCAGGTGGATGAAATCGCTCGATGCGTATAGACGGACGACCATTTCAGTTGCTGGTACTTCCCTCCATCTGTCCCTGGCTCGAACGTATATCTGTGTGTGACGGTGATAGTAGTGATGGTGGTGTGTATGCGTCGTGTGTTTATTCTGTGGGTTTCTGCTCGTCCGTTCGTCCGGCCACCCGCACACTGCTGCCAACAACGGAGACCACGGCACGTACGGTCGTTGCGTCGACGACGATACGTACATAGACGTATATACGTATGCATACAGATCCACAGTATATACAGTGGAATATACACGTAGATAGAAGTAGCGTGTACGTCGCAGAGATAGATGTATCCCGAGTGTACTAGGCAGAGTTTAGACCAACCCGTATGCTCTTTAACGAGTATGGAAGATAAGTCGTACAATAGGGAAGAGAGAGCACACAGCTTTGCAGCCGGATTAGGTGAATAAATGAACGGTGGTGGCAACGGGGTCGGTCTCGAACGGGTTGACGTTGGTGCTGCTGCCGATGCCGGTGGACACCTAACTCTGCGGCAAAAGCGCATGATAACCGGGCGTTTCGTAAAAACCGGCTGCCTGGAGGGCGTGTAGCGAGGTCGCGTGATGCCTGTGTATCGTACTCGCGTATACGCTGGAAACGCCGCTAGAGGAAACGCCACTGGAAGCACCGATCGACGTcgaggaggaagaagaggacGAGGAAGATGAGGAAGAAGCCTGCTGACCAACGTGTGACGCTGTACGTGACAGTAACGTCGCCGACGGCCGTCTATACGGGTGATGCCCGACAACCGAGGCCGTCGCTGCTCGCAGATGACTCGACGAATTCGAACTCGCGTTATACGTCTGTTGATACGTCTGCCGTAGAATGCCAGAGATCGACGTTGCCGTCGGCGTCACTGACGAGGAGGAACTTCGGTCGCTTTGGTGAGGTTGATGATGAAGTTGATGAGTCGTTCGATGTTGCTGTGTCGCTTGCTGCTGTGGTTGTTGCTGCTGCCGATGCTGGTGATTGTGAGCGCGCATCGCGCGAAAGTAGTGCTGATAAATACCTGATATGACTGCTTTTTCATCAGCAGAAATCAGTTCGGTTCCGGACGAGGTCGACGTAACCGAACTAgtttgctgctgctgctgctgctgcggtTGCTGTTGACCGTGATGGGGGTGAGCGTGAggacgatgatgatgatgatgagtttgttgctgttgctgcggCGGAGGCGGCTGCGGCGGTTGTTGTTGCTGCGGATGATGAcgtctttgttgttgttgttgttgggaGAGCGTCGCGGCGGCGTTTAGAGCCGCACGATACGAAGCTGCCATGGCCGCAGCGGACATTTGACCGGTTGTAGAAACTAAATTCGATCCGGAATCGGCTGTTGAGACAACGGCTGCGGTTGCCGATAAGACAGCCGCAGCAGCGGCGACAGCAGAACTCGAAGATGACACGGTCGAAGTAGAAACGGCGGCAACCGTGGACGAGGATGCGACAACAGACGCAGTGGAGGACACGGACGCGGAGACTGTGGCCGCGTTGGCAACGACTGCGGCGGCTGATGCACTTCGCCTGCTGCTTCGCCTAGAGGATGAAATCGGCGCGTTCGCTGGCGGTGGTAAATTGTTGACAAAAGGACTTCTCCTTTCGCGTTCGGCGCGTCGGTAGTAGCACGGATGTATCATGAGAAGGGGTTCGCCTCCGCCAGGCGGTGGTTTTGCCTGGCTGGGTAGCTCATACTCAACGCTGCAATCGACGTGGAGCGGTTGTGAGTAGTCCTTGTAATCCTTGTAGGTGGTGACTGCAACCGCAGCGGCTGCCGCCGCGGCCGTCGCTGCGGCCGTCGCGGCCGCAACAGCTGCCGCGGTCGCGGTAGCGGCGGTCGGATTCGAATTCGTGCTGGAGCCGACGTTAgcggcagcagcagcagcagcggcgGTGGTGTTGTCGACAATGCCGGTCGATGCGGCCGGTAGGACGGTTTGCTGTCCGGTTGGGCCCGTCGCAGCAGCCGTGGCAGCCGCGGCGCCGCCGCCGCCGGTAGACCCGCCGGCGATCCCATGATGGTGATGgtgatggtgatgatgatgGTGGTGGTGATGGTGATGACCGTGTCCATGCATAGCGGCACCTACCACCACTTCCTTTTCGTAGCAGGCAGCGGCCATGTTGGAAACCTCCTACTATCCAGGCTTCCGTCGCCGAACCGTCCCTTCTTGCACGCCCGCTGACCAACGACCCACCTCGAACGCTAGGCTCTCATTTCGTGGGATCCTCGTGATTATTCTCCCCGATGACGACCACGATCCTTTGCTCTCCGTCTCGCCCAGCGTTGAGATTACCCGATCTTTTGTTACACAGCCGGAGACGCGAGTTCGCGATCCTCCGGCGCTTTTTGCTTTTCCTTCCTTTCCTCAACTAacccctttcttttctttcttcttcttcctccccTTCTTTCCTAGACTTCGCTTCTCGCTTTGTTTTCTATCTCCTTTCGAATCGCATTTACCTGTGCGACTGTCTTAATGATTATAGCATTCCACGCTGTCACAGACATACCTTGAAACGAGGCGAGAAAGAATGGTTACGGTTCATCGCAGTGAAAGAGGGTTGCCTTATCCAGGGGTTGGACCAATCAGCTATTATATCCAACACCGAGGAAAGCCCTCGAGGCAGAAGCCCGCAATGTACAGCAATGAAATGGTTATCGCATATTTcgaaagagggaagagaaagagtCCTAGGTAAAGAGCTTACAACCGACTATAAATTCAAACACCACCGGCCCTGACTCGTTCGACACCGGCTTCCTTGCAACACCAACCTTTCCTTTTTATGATCTTTAGTTTCTCGATGTATTTTTCTTCGATCTTTCGTCCCTACCTCCAAATTATTCCGTTTTCTTTTTATGAATACGTATTTTATCCTCCCCTTTCCTTGCAATCTCTTGTTACATAGGATTAATCTACTTCACTTTATCACAAGCCGTTTGTATGTGTCATTCCGGGTGTTACATAGGTGTATTGTGTTTCCATTTAAATGATGCCATATTTTCACTTTAGTGAATTTCCTCTTCGGCCGCACGTTTTCGTTGATAAAGTTTTAAACTACATTCGTGAGAACGCTAAACCAAATGGTGTATCAGACTCAGTAATACGGCTTAGACGTGATCCGGCTGGGCGTAACGTTTCGTTCGGTTGTTCGTTTCGGCAAGGCTGAAACACCCTAATACGCCGACGTCGTTTCGCAATTCTATCATTGGCTTACATGTTCCATTTTTTACTTGAATTATCTGTCTTTCTTACACACAGCACACACAGCAGCACAAAGGAATATTCGACGACAGAGAACACGTTCAGGCTTCTTCAAAGGGGTACGCCATTGCTGCGCGTGTGTCAATTCGTCCGGCGTATCGGTTACTCGTACACACGCGGAGACTGCGCCTATGAACACTAATACATATACCGAACGCGATATATACATAAACTGCACAGCGTAGTAAGTGTAACTCGATTGTCTCGTACAGACTGCCGAGCTGCGACTGAAAGCCAAGTCCTGTCGAACCCTCGTGTCGGCTCACCACATTTTGCAACGCCATCTTCCTTGCGTTGCTTCCTTCTTACTCATTCGATTCCACTTCCTTGTCTACACCGTGTGGTCGATTTCGTAGATTAATGGCTAGTATCTATGAAATGCGACGCGCGATGCACCACCGGGATAGCCAACCTGACGTGCCCATTTAGTTCCCTTTCATGCAAAATTCTCTGATTGGTTTCTGCATCGAGAAATATAGTTTACATTTCCTATACATTGATTAAATTTTGCTATTGAATTCTAATATCTCCTAATTGTCACGCAAATAAATTTGTCTTCTATTGGATTGTTTAAGTTTGTAAATGAACTTCTTGTTTGAATCGTATAGCTTTTTGTTTTCGACAATCTGCAATATTGACTGTTACACAATACTCCATCTTTGTTCTGTTGATAAGTAGGTAATCTGTAATGTCTACACAGTAGATAGATGTCGCCACTCTACTGGCCACTGTAATAACTTGAAAGTTTTGGCACGCATCTTTTTACAATTAAATGCACTTTTATGTCAGTTATTTTACTTTGTTTTCTTGCTTATAAAAtcctgtatatcgtaataaattaTAGTTTTTCCTCATATAGTCGTTTTCTCCTTTACAAATACGTTGAGATACGTAGCGTGATTAGAATTCCATTTACGTTCTTCACATATGCTCACTAGACATTCGATGAATATCTTACAAACATCAATGaaacttttaattatattttccatcAACTGTAAGTAATAAATTTCCCATTAAATGATGTAAGCTTCCTATAATTTAACGAGATTCGAAAGATAATATCAAAAGCTTATAGAATGACATCATAATTTTTACATAGAGAATGTTCTTAAGAGATTACAAGCATGGTAGTTTATAGGTA from the Bombus affinis isolate iyBomAffi1 chromosome 11, iyBomAffi1.2, whole genome shotgun sequence genome contains:
- the LOC126921738 gene encoding centrosomal and chromosomal factor-like — its product is MAAACYEKEVVVGAAMHGHGHHHHHHHHHHHHHHHHGIAGGSTGGGGAAAATAAATGPTGQQTVLPAASTGIVDNTTAAAAAAAANVGSSTNSNPTAATATAAAVAAATAAATAAAAAAAVAVTTYKDYKDYSQPLHVDCSVEYELPSQAKPPPGGGEPLLMIHPCYYRRAERERRSPFVNNLPPPANAPISSSRRSSRRSASAAAVVANAATVSASVSSTASVVASSSTVAAVSTSTVSSSSSAVAAAAAVLSATAAVVSTADSGSNLVSTTGQMSAAAMAASYRAALNAAATLSQQQQQQRRHHPQQQQPPQPPPPQQQQQTHHHHHRPHAHPHHGQQQPQQQQQQQTSSVTSTSSGTELISADEKAVISGIYQHYFRAMRAHNHQHRQQQQPQQQATQQHRTTHQLHHQPHQSDRSSSSSVTPTATSISGILRQTYQQTYNASSNSSSHLRAATASVVGHHPYRRPSATLLSRTASHVGQQASSSSSSSSSSSSTSIGASSGVSSSGVSSVYASTIHRHHATSLHALQAAGFYETPGYHALLPQS